In the genome of Ferrovibrio terrae, the window CGCGCAGATCGAACGGCCGCCGGTCAGTGCGCCGGGCTGGTTCGGGTGATAGTCGGAAAACTGCGGCCCGAGCACGAACTGCACGTCCGTCTTGCTCTCAAAGAACTCAACCATCTGCGGACCGTTGTCGAGAAAGGCATCGACACGCGCGGCATCGAAATGGTTGCCGGCTTCGGCCTGCAGATAGGTGCGGCCCTGTTCCTTGCTGTCCTTGAAGCCTTCGCGCGCCGCCAGCGGATTGCCCGGAATCCACAGCCAGCCGCCGCTGCGTGCGGTCGTGCCGCCGTAGACGGCCTCTTTCTCGACCACCAGCACATTCAGGCCATGCAGTTTCGCGGTGATCGCCGCCGCCATGCCGCCGGCACCCGAGCCCACCACCAGAAGATCGCACTCGTAGGTTTTCATCGCAGAGCTCATACTGTGAGGAAGCCGCCATCAACCGGCAGCATCGCGCCGGTGACGTAGCTCGACATGCTGGAGGCCAGGAATACGACAGGCCCGACGAGTTCTTCCGGCTTGCCGGTGCGTCCCATCGGCGTATGCGCCATGAAGCGGCCGATAGCATTCGGATCGCCGCGCGTCGCTTCAGTCATCGGCGTGTCGATCACGCCCGGTGCGATGCCGTTGACGCGGATGCCTTCGGCGGCCAGTTCGGCGGCGAGCGACCGTGTCAGCTGCAGCACCGCGCCCTTGCTGGCCGTATAGGTGCTGCTGCGCGGGCCGGTGGCAAAGGAATTGATCGAGCCGAGATTGACCACGCGGCCTTTGGTCCGGCGCAACTGCGGCAGCAAGGCGCGCACCATGTTCTTCATGCCGGTGGCGTTCACGCGCAAGGTCATGTCCCATTGCGCGTCGTAGTCGGCGTCATCAATGGCGATACGCCGGATAATGCCGGCATTGTTGACCAGCACCGAGCAGGCGCCGCCGAGTTCGCGCTCGACCGCTGCCGCGAAAACCGCGCATTGCGCCGCTTCGCCGACATCCAGCCCGGTGGCGAAGGCCTGGCCACCGGCGCGCCGGATTTCGTCGGCCACCGCTGCGGCGCCGGCCGCATTCACATCGCCCAGCGCCACCCGGGCGCCTTCAGCGGCCAGGCCGAGCGC includes:
- a CDS encoding SDR family NAD(P)-dependent oxidoreductase, which produces MSQLLQGDIAVITGAAQGNGRAIALGLAAEGARVALGDVNAAGAAAVADEIRRAGGQAFATGLDVGEAAQCAVFAAAVERELGGACSVLVNNAGIIRRIAIDDADYDAQWDMTLRVNATGMKNMVRALLPQLRRTKGRVVNLGSINSFATGPRSSTYTASKGAVLQLTRSLAAELAAEGIRVNGIAPGVIDTPMTEATRGDPNAIGRFMAHTPMGRTGKPEELVGPVVFLASSMSSYVTGAMLPVDGGFLTV